Proteins from a genomic interval of Vanessa atalanta chromosome 28, ilVanAtal1.2, whole genome shotgun sequence:
- the LOC125074514 gene encoding UDP-glucosyltransferase 2-like — protein MKSCILPWMFLSIICSASAYHILCLHHIPSMSHHNLGKGIVRALLKAGHEITWVTPYPNKTLENSNLTVIDVSDVIEATGPLDVKLSRVTSMSMIKEITRNISQAALHVKDLREALVRNQYDAVVSEWFMSDVEAGYAAIQQVPWILISTIVMHPHLEYLVDTVRSVPTNPMIMFDFPIPMELKHRLMNSVVYLFTIFDNWWDSSFNAALYKSSFEPLAKARGVTLPPYSEALFNISILFVNSHPSFSPPQSLPPNVIEIGGYHIDEDTPALPKDLQTILDASPQGAIFFSMGSLLKSSSLPEEAKQGLIKMLGELPYTVIWKYEEEIKNLPKNIHVRKWMPQTSILAHPNTKVFISHAGLLSTLEALHYGVPMLAIPVNGDQPRNANSAVRNGRAIKVELGPDMVPEVKAGLMELFKNASYYTRMQHLSKLFRIRPVSPSKMISHYVELAIETKGAYHIRSPALQYPWYQLLMLDQLLVFFIIVYILYSILKLLFVIAKYFYNPFKRNVKRKTN, from the exons ATGAAGTCATGTATACTGCCATGGATGTTCCTATCAATTATATGCTCAGCTTCGGCCTACCACATTCTATGTCTTCACCACATACCATCCATGAGTCACCACAATCTCGGAAAAGGAATCGTGAGAGCTTTGTTGAAAGCTGGTCATGAG ATAACTTGGGTGACCCCCTATCCGAATAAAACCTTGGAAAACTCCAACTTAACAGTTATAGACGTTAGTGACGTCATCGAAGCTACTGGTC CGTTAGACGTAAAGCTCAGTCGTGTAACGAGCATGTCGATGATAAAAGAGATCACCAGGAACATATCCCAAGCGGCCCTGCACGTCAAGGACTTGAGGGAGGCGCTGGTGAGGAACCAGTACGACGCGGTTGTCTCTGAGTGGTTCATGTCGGACGTAGAGGCTGG TTATGCAGCAATACAGCAAGTTCCTTGGATATTGATCAGCACCATAGTGATGCATCCTCACTTGGAGTACCTGGTGGATACAGTCCGCTCAGTCCCAACCAACCCCATGATAATGTTCGACTTCCCCATCCCCATGGAGTTGAAACATCGGTTGATGAATAGCGTGgtctatttatttactatttttgatAATTG GTGGGACAGTTCATTCAACGCAGCTCTCTACAAATCCTCCTTCGAGCCCTTAGCGAAGGCCCGAGGCGTGACTCTGCCCCCTTACTCAGAAGCCTTGTTCAATATCTCCATACTATTTGTTAATTCTCATCCCTCCTTCTCCCCCCCACAGAGCTTACCACCGAATGTAATTGAAATTGGTGGCTACCATATTGATGAAGATACTCCCGCGTTACCAAAG gATCTTCAGACAATCTTAGACGCTTCACCTCAAGGCGCTATCTTCTTCAGCATGGGCTCATTACTGAAATCTTCCTCCTTGCCCGAGGAAGCGAAGCAAGGTCTCATCAAGATGCTCGGTGAACTGCCTTACACCGTGATCTGGAAGTACGAAGaggaaataaaaaatcttcCGAAGAACATTCATGTTAGGAAATGGATGCCACAGACTAGCATATTGG CACACCCAAACACGAAAGTGTTTATATCACATGCTGGACTCCTGAGCACTCTTGAAGCTCTGCACTATGGAGTGCCCATGCTGGCTATTCCAGTCAACGGAGACCAACCACGCAACGCGAACAGTGCTGTAAGAAACGGGAGAGCCATTAAAGTGGAGTTAGGTCCAGATATGGTGCCCGAGGTTAAAGCTGGTCTTATGGAATTGTTTAAAAACGCCAG CTATTATACCAGAATGCAGCATCTGTCGAAGCTGTTCCGCATACGACCCGTCTCGCCTTCAAAGATGATATCTCACTACGTTGAGCTCGCAATTGAAACTAAAG GTGCTTACCACATCCGTTCGCCAGCGCTCCAATATCCGTGGTACCAGCTCTTGATGCTAGATCAGTTGCTCGTTTTcttcataattgtatatatcttatattcgaTACTAAAACTATTGTTCGTAATcgcgaaatatttttacaatccgTTTAAGAGGAATGTCAAACGAAAAACGAATtag